In a single window of the Zea mays cultivar B73 chromosome 5, Zm-B73-REFERENCE-NAM-5.0, whole genome shotgun sequence genome:
- the LOC103625706 gene encoding kinesin-like protein KIN-12G, with protein MMHLDGVDDELGDGDCAPSTARFELQEDPSFWKDNNVQVVIRIRPLSGSEISLQGQKRCVRQDSSKGQCLAWTGNPESRFTFDLVADEHVSQEDMFKVAGVPMVENCIAGYNSCMFAYGQAGSGKTHTMLGDIENVTPRNSVNCGMAPRVFDHLFARIQKEKELRIDETLRFTCKCSFLEIYNEQILDLLNPNSVNLQIREDSRKGVHVESLTEHEISNAREALQQLIEGAANRKVAATNMNHASSRSHSVFTCLIKSKWESKGINYHRFSRLNLVDLAGSERQKSSGAKGERLKEATNINKSLSTLGLVITNLIAVSNKKSQHVPYRDSKLTFLLQDSLGGNSKTTIIANISPSSCCAAETLSTLKFAQRAKYIRNNAIINEDASGDVLSMRLLQIQKLKRKDCDAALVAAFKREQEKEAAQLKAMIDANQIAEQLEAQKTEEVRSFKMRLKFCEERIKILEQVASGKLSVEAHLLQEKENLVKELEVLQCQLDRNPEITKFAMENLQLKEDLRRLQSFVDEDEREMMHEQIIVLQDRLLEALDWKLMHEKGPVTKALSLFEEPPSDEEKEFLRLQAIQNEREIELLRKKLTFCLEAKENLERHVNELTTELELTKKHDNTDKESKPAQLQDQGEADLHNLSDAQMEFKTLVDAIASASQREAEAHETVIGLAKDNEELRMQLKVLIEDNKRLIELYQHAFVNVEANQDGNPVNEDLLNAQPAATSDLHAHNSSNVEEEPKIVDEKCTNEDNFSRVTSVELCLQLEEMDEENEGLMGLHEKTMQERDVFKRKILEQSDSEAVKDILLGEKDAEMSEAAENPEVKHVHDSIIVALKDVLQIVRSKLELVQDKVVSTQDAVKYFKLLEMASGKATELYSRIELQYLGAQRLQEDITVLKSVLSESQEKIIAFEGKYFLPAASCWNMVLKTKSPAESRLDASFESMNQKKERFNHLQTRKNELSAARRRARESETELRSKIDGLKVKLGAYGAQRKEEEKVLFAIDNLDTSTAPMHKPKNYGKATAPLKSDEDWMKLRCELQKAREQFFMVQKEIKNINKCDYIDCEIAVLEAEIEDSWFSMLESDIERFVLDSTFTEIWEGRAKDMEASLVEYQDCVFQVSLKEEEIKMCNESLQYQARDRESDELQSKLNQAMRELGELLQDRRCLTDCSLDEPMLPVVEKVATDLEAVRIYVDEAKQLLLVDNQANQ; from the exons ATGATGCATCTGGACGGCGTCGACGACGAGCTCGGCGATGGCGACTGCGCCCCCTCTACCGCGCGCTTTGAGCTCCAGGAGGATCCTTCCTTCTGGAAGGACAACAATGTGCAG GTTGTGATCCGTATCCGACCCCTGAGCGGCAGTGAGATATCGCTTCAGGGGCAGAAGCGGTGCGTCAGGCAGGATAGTAGCAAGGGCCAGTGCCTTGCATGGACTGGAAATCCCGAGTCCCGCTTCACTTTCGATCTCGTCGCGGACGAACATGTCTCGCAG GAGGATATGTTCAAAGTTGCTGGGGTGCCCATGGTGGAGAACTGTATAGCTGGCTATAACAGCTGCATGTTTGCTTACGGGCAG GCTGGAAGTGGAAAAACACATACGATGCTTGGTGACATAGAAAACGTAACACCGAGGAACAGTGTGAATTGTGGTATGGCGCCTCGAGTATTTGATCACCTCTTTGCAAGGATCCAAAAG GAAAAGGAATTAAGAATAGATGAAACGCTCAGGTTTACATGTAAATGCTCTTTTCTGGAGATTTATAATGAGCAGATTCTGGATCTCCTCAACCCCAATTCTGTAAACTTGCAG ATAAGGGAGGATTCCAGAAAGGGTGTCCATGTTGAGAGTTTGACGGAACATGAAATCTCCAATGCTCGAGAAGCTCTGCAACAACTTATTGAG GGAGCAGCAAACCGGAAGGTAGCAGCCACCAATATGAACCATGCAAGTAGCCGCTCTCATAGTGTTTTCACGTGCCTTATAAAAAGTAAG TGGGAGTCAAAAGGTATCAACTACCACCGCTTTTCTCGACTCAACCTTGTTGACCTTGCAGGCTCAGAGAG GCAAAAGAGCTCAGGTGCTAAAGGGGAGCGATTGAAGGAAGCTACCAAcatcaacaaatcactctcaactTTGGG ACTTGTCATTACGAACCTAATTGCTGTGTCAAACAAAAAGTCACAGCATGTTCCGTACAGAGATTCAAAATTAACATTCCTCCTTCAG GATTCCCTTGGAGGAAATTCAAAAACGACCATAATTGCAAACATAAGCCCATCCAGCTG TTGTGCTGCTGAGACATTAAGCACATTGAAATTCGCACAACGAGCTAAATACATAAGGAACAAT GCTATAATTAACGAGGATGCTTCTGGTGATGTTCTTAGCATGCGCTTACTACAGATCCAGAAGCTTAAA AGGAAAGATTGTGATGCTGCCCTTGTCGCTGCTTTTAAGAGGGAACAGGAGAAGGAAGCAGCACAGTTGAAGGCAATGATAGATGCAAATCAGATTGCTGAACAGCTG GAAGCTCAAAAAACAGAAGAGGTAAGAAGTTTCAAGATGAGGCTTAAGTTTTGCGAAGAACGGATCAAAATATTGGAGCAGGTTGCTTCAGGGAAATTATCTGTTGAAGCACATCTTCTGCAAGAGAAGGAAAACCTTGTAAAGGAGTTAGAAGTTTTGCAGTGTCAATTAGATCGTAATCCAGAAATTACAAAATTTGCAATGGAGAATCTACAACTAAAGGAAGACTTACGAAG GTTGCAGTCATTTGTTGATGAAGATGAACGAGAAATGATGCATGAGCAAATCATTGTTTTACAAGATAGG CTGCTTGAGGCTCTTGACTGGAAGCTTATGCATGAGAAGGGACCTGTTACCAAG GCCCTCTCATTATTCGAGGAGCCACCCAGTGATGAGGAAAAAGAGTTTCTTCGTTTGCAG GCTATTCAAAACGAGAGAGAAATTGAGTTGTTGCGTAAAAAATTGACATTCTGCCTTGAAGCAAAAGAGAATCTTGAGAG GCATGTAAATGAGTTGACCACAGAGTTGGAGCTTACAAAGAAACATGATAACACAGATAAAGAATCCAAGCCTGCCCAGCTCCAGGATCAAGGAGAGGCAGATTTACATAACTTGTCTGATGCTCAGATGGAATTTAAGACTTTGGTTGACGCGATAGCTTCTGCAAGTCAACGGGAAGCAGAAGCTCATGAAACTGTGATTGGTTTGGCCAAAGATAATGAAGAATTGAGAATGCAGCTTAAGGTTTTGATTGAGGATAACAAGAGATTGATTGAGCTCTATCAACACGCTTTTGTCAATGTCGAGGCAAACCAAGATGGAAACCCTGTGAACGAAGATCTGCTCAATGCCCAACCAGCAGCAACATCAGATTTGCATGCACATAACTCATCCAATGTGGAAGAAGAGCCTAAGATAGTAGATGAAAAATGCACAAATGAGGACAATTTCTCAAGAGTTACATCCGTTGAATTGTGTCTTCAGCTGGAGGAGATGGATGAGGAAAATGAAGGACTTATGGGTTTGCATGAGAAAACTATGCAGGAAAGAGATGTATTCAAACGGAAGATTTTAGAGCAAAGCGACTCTGAAGCTGTAAAAGATATTTTATTGGGCGAGAAAGATGCTGAAATGAGTGAAGCAGCTGAGAATCCTGAAGTGAAACATGTTCATGACTCCATAATTGTAGCTTTGAAAGATGTGCTGCAGATTGTTCGGAGTAAGCTGGAGCTTGTCCAAGATAAGGTTGTGTCTACTCAGGATGCAGTAAAATATTTTAAGCTACTAGAAATGGCTAGTGGTAAGGCCACAGAACTTTATTCAAGAATTGAGCTTCAGTATCTAGGCGCACAGCGTCTTCAGGAAGACATCACTGTCCTTAAGTCTGTGCTGTCAGAATCACAGGAGAAGATAATTGCTTTTGAAGGCAAGTATTTCTTGCCTGCAGCATCATGTTGGAACATGGTTTTGAAGACCAAAAGTCCTGCAGAGTCCAGGTTGGATGCCAGCTTTGAATCAATGAATCAGAAGAAAGAACGGTTCAATCATCTCCAAACTCGCAAAAATGAACTATCTGCCGCAAGAAGAAGAGCACGTGAATCTGAAACTGAGTTGAGAAGCAAAATTGATGGCCTTAAAGTGAAACTTGGCGCGTATGGAGCTCAAAGAAAGGAGGAAGAAAAGGTCCTGTTTGCTATTGATAACTTGGATACTTCCACTGCACCAATGCATAAACCCAAGAACTATGGCAAGGCAACCGCGCCGCTGAAATCCGATGAGGATTGGATGAAGCTTCGGTGTGAACTACAGAAGGCCCGCGAACAGTTCTTTATGGTGCAAAAGGAAATAAAGAACATCAATAAATGTGATTATATTGATTGTGAGATTGCAGTCCTTGAAGCAGAAATAGAGGACTCCTGGTTCTCCATGCTGGAAAGTGACATCGAGAGGTTTGTCCTTGACAGTACGTTCACAGAGATTTGGGAGGGTAGGGCAAAGGACATGGAGGCCTCGCTGGTTGAGTACCAGGACTGTGTTTTTCAAGTCAGTTTGAAGGAGGAAGAGATCAAGATGTGTAATGAGTCCTTGCAGTATCAAGCCAGGGACAGGGAGTCGGATGAACTTCAGTCGAAGCTAAACCAAGCGATGCGGGAGCTGGGTGAGCTTCTGCAAGATAGAAGATGCTTAACAGATTGCAGTCTGGATGAACCCATGCTGCCCGTTGTTGAAAAGGTGGCAACAGACCTTGAAGCCGTCCGGATTTATGTCGATGAAGCTAAACAGCTTTTGCTTGTCGACAACCAAGCTAATCAGTGA